The Bifidobacterium asteroides genomic interval GGACAAATATGGCGGCGAATCATCATCTTGTGGACATGATGATAAAGGAGGCAGCAAGGGTGATCAGACGTGGTTGTGCGAGGCGGATTCATACGGACTTTTGGGGTGTTTGCTCGGTATCCTAAATGCCGGGATTGTACGGGATGATAGCCGGCGCTTACGGGCCGTCCCTTCCGTACGATGACGGAGCGAGCATCGTTCCAAGGGAGGAGATGCGGGTATGAGGATCAATGAGTTCGGACAGCTCGTTGGTGATGCGGTTTCGTTTGCAGGGGCCATGATGCCGAAACCTGTCAACTTGACTGGCAGGACCGTTCTGGTAGTGCCCTTGGAAGAAAATCAAGGCGATGCCTTCTGATGAGCGGATTTTCGGTCCGGATTGTGACGAAGCCATCATGACCTATAGCACCCACGACCTCTACCCTGATAGACCAGCATTCGACTCAGACTTCGCATCTATGATTGCAAGCCGGGATCCACTCTTCTTTGCCATTCTCCGCAAGCCGTCTGCACCTGAATTTGGTGCCGGTCAGTCTGCAGGTGGGAAGGACGCGGATATGAGCGAACATGTGAAGCTTCATGATTCGTCGGTTCTGTTGGGCATGTATGCTCTGATGCGGATTCGGGCGAATATGGGAAGCGTCGAGATGGGCCATGTCATCTACACCAGGGAGCTGCAAAGAAGCAGGCATGCTACCGAGGCCCAGTATCTGATGGCTCGGCATGTCTTCGAGGACTTGGGCTATCGCCGATACGAGTGGAAGTGCGACAGCCTCAACGCGCCCTCCCGGGCGGCTGCGCTGAGGCTGGGATTCAAGGCTGAAGGCCGGTTCAGAAACGATATGGTCTACAAGGGCCGCACTCGGGATACGGATTGGTTTCCATAACTGATAGTGAATGGCCGGCCGTAAAAGAGCGGTTGGAGACCTGGCTGGATGACGCCAATTTCGATCAGGATGGCAGGCAGAAGCGCCGTCTGCAAGATTGCTGAACTATTGTTGATCTGAATGCAGCCGCTTAAGGTTGCATTGCTGAATCCTTGGTAAAGCCGAAATAGGCATTCATGGCTCGGGCTGTGGGAGTGTCATTGCGGCGCATCAGTGCAAGAGGAGCCCCTTCAAACAGCACCTTGCCGCCCGCGCTCCCGGCTCCTGGGCCCATGTCGATCACCCAGTCAGCCTGACCTATGAAGCGCAGGTTGTGTTCTATGGCGATGATAGTGAGTCCTTTGCTCGCGATGAGTTTGCGCAAGAGCGCAATCTGCTGCAAGATATTGGATTCGTGCAGGCCACTGGTGGGCTCATCCAAAATCAAGGTCTCACGAATTCCGTCTTTGAGCAGCTTGGCCAGTTTGAGGCGTTGCAACTCACCGCCTGAGAGCGTATCGAGAGCTTGCCCAATGGATAGGTAAGACAGCCCGACGTCCTCCAGTGCCTTCATGGCTGGCCCCAGTACTTCACGATATTGGTGCATAGCTTCGCTGGCAGTCAGTTTCAGCACCTGAGCAATGCTGAAACCGCGATATCTGGCAGACAGAGCCTGCGTTGAATACCTGGTTCCATGGCAGCTTTCGCAGACAGTGCTGGTATCACCCATGTAAGCAATATCCAGGGTGACGACTCCCTTGCCCTTGCAAACCGGACAGGCTCCAGCAGCGTTGAATGAAAAGAGTGAAGGGGATTCACCTGTGGCCTTGGCGAAGGTCTTACGCAGCGGGTCGAAGACGCCCAAGTAGGTCAACAGGTTGGAGCGTCCACTGGCCTTGATCGGCTTCTGATCCAGGAGTATGGCATCGTGCTGAGCCATGAAGCCTTCCCTGATCAGCGTGCTCTTACCTGAGCCGGCCACTCCGGTCACCACAGTCAGCATATGCCTGGGTATTTTGGCGCGGGCTTCTCTGACGTTATGGGCAGTGACCTTGTCTATTGTGTAAAAGCCATGTGAAGGCGCCGCTGGTTCGCTCACTACGCCTGGATCCGACAGGGCTCTGCCAGTGGTTGTGCCGCTTTCCAGCAGAGACTGGTAGTCCCCCTCGAAGACGATGCGTCCGCCTGCCCTGCCTGCTCCTGGCCCCATGTCGACGATATGATCGGCGATGGCGATGAGCTCGGGGTCATGGTCCACGATCACCACCGTATTGCCCTTGTTCCGCAAGCCCTTGAAGATTTTCTTGATCCCAGTCAGGTCATGGGGATGCAAGCCAACGCTCGGTTCGTCAAAGATGTAGAGAACATCATTCAAAGGGCTGTTCAGGCAGTTGGCGATTTTCAGACGCTGTCCCTCTCCTCCGGAAAGCGTAGAGGTGCCACGCTCCAAACTCAAGTAGCCCAGACCAACCGTTATTAGGTTGACTATCTTGCGCTTCAGGTCCTGCAGAATGGTGTCAGCCTGATCGTCATGAATTTTTCCCAGCCAGTCCTGCAGGTCAGCCACGCTCATGGCAGAACAGTCAGCTATGTTCAGTCCGCCGATCTTGGCTGAGCGGACCTTGGCGTTGACCCTGGCCCCTTGGCAGTCAGGACACTGGGCGATTCGTGTAACCTGCTCGAGCTCATGCTGGTATTTGTCGGCGTTTTGGTTGATAAAGGTCTTGGTGATTCGGGGCACCAATCCCTCAAACATGGCCGTCTTGTGCCAGTTGGGACTAGGGTGTGCCGGTCTTTGCTTCTTCCCGTAGAGCAGGAGGTCAAGATCACTGCTGGTCCACTCACGTAAGGGCAGATCGTTGTCAAAATAGCCTGAGTCCGTATACCTGGTCAGTCTCCAGCCGCCCGGCTGGAAGGTGGAAAAGTTGATGGCGCCCTGATTCAGCGAGAGATCCACGTTGAGCAGGCGATCAAGCACTAGGCTGCGTATAGTTCCCAGGCCCTGGCAGGTCGGGCACATTCCCGCAGG includes:
- a CDS encoding GNAT family N-acetyltransferase: MSEHVKLHDSSVLLGMYALMRIRANMGSVEMGHVIYTRELQRSRHATEAQYLMARHVFEDLGYRRYEWKCDSLNAPSRAAALRLGFKAEGRFRNDMVYKGRTRDTDWFP
- a CDS encoding ATP-binding cassette domain-containing protein, producing MRTEYILIDRASTHNLKQVSLAIPKRAITVVTGLSGSGKSSLVFSTLAAESQRMINRSYSSYIQQLLPKYEPAEVARIDNLPFSIVVTQKQLSGNARSTVGTYTDIYTALRLLFSRMAQPFIGYSMTYSFNNPAGMCPTCQGLGTIRSLVLDRLLNVDLSLNQGAINFSTFQPGGWRLTRYTDSGYFDNDLPLREWTSSDLDLLLYGKKQRPAHPSPNWHKTAMFEGLVPRITKTFINQNADKYQHELEQVTRIAQCPDCQGARVNAKVRSAKIGGLNIADCSAMSVADLQDWLGKIHDDQADTILQDLKRKIVNLITVGLGYLSLERGTSTLSGGEGQRLKIANCLNSPLNDVLYIFDEPSVGLHPHDLTGIKKIFKGLRNKGNTVVIVDHDPELIAIADHIVDMGPGAGRAGGRIVFEGDYQSLLESGTTTGRALSDPGVVSEPAAPSHGFYTIDKVTAHNVREARAKIPRHMLTVVTGVAGSGKSTLIREGFMAQHDAILLDQKPIKASGRSNLLTYLGVFDPLRKTFAKATGESPSLFSFNAAGACPVCKGKGVVTLDIAYMGDTSTVCESCHGTRYSTQALSARYRGFSIAQVLKLTASEAMHQYREVLGPAMKALEDVGLSYLSIGQALDTLSGGELQRLKLAKLLKDGIRETLILDEPTSGLHESNILQQIALLRKLIASKGLTIIAIEHNLRFIGQADWVIDMGPGAGSAGGKVLFEGAPLALMRRNDTPTARAMNAYFGFTKDSAMQP